CCCTTCGCAATCTCCATCATGGTCACCTGCTCGGTTCCGTACCAGGTCTGGGTCTGGAACCAGGGCATCAGGAAGGAGAAGAGCACCAGAACCGCAGCTAAGAACCCGACGACCCTCATGGTAAATCCCTCCCATATTTAGATGACCTTGATGCTTTAAACCTTCCCCTCAGACGAGCTCCTTTCCGGTTCCCGTCATGACGAGCTTTCCGTGCTTAACCCCCTTGAGGCTCAAAAGCCTGTCCGCTATCTCCTTTATCCTGCTCGCCTTGCCTTTGACGATGACGACCTCAAGGCAGTTGTGCTCGTCCATGTGGACGTGGATGCTCGAAATTATCTCCTCAAGGTAGTCGTGCTGTAAATCGAGGAGTTCCTTCACAACATCGGCCTCATCATGGTTGTAGAGCATCGTTATGGTTCCAGCGACTTCAGCGTCCCCAACCTCCCACTCGTGCCTCACTATGAAGTCCCTCATGAGGTCCCTTATGGCCTCGCTCCTGTTGACGTAGCCCCTCTCCTTGATTATCCTGTCAAAGCGTTCCAGCAACTCCTCGGGAACCGAGACGCCAAAGCGGACTATCTTCATAGCACCACCAAGGTAAGTATTCACACCGGAGTTAAAAAGATGTTCCAAAAGCCTTATTATCCCCCAATCCGAATG
The Thermococcus sp. DNA segment above includes these coding regions:
- the nikR gene encoding nickel-responsive transcriptional regulator NikR, encoding MKIVRFGVSVPEELLERFDRIIKERGYVNRSEAIRDLMRDFIVRHEWEVGDAEVAGTITMLYNHDEADVVKELLDLQHDYLEEIISSIHVHMDEHNCLEVVIVKGKASRIKEIADRLLSLKGVKHGKLVMTGTGKELV